In Candidatus Methanomethylophilaceae archaeon, the following proteins share a genomic window:
- a CDS encoding geranylgeranylglycerol-phosphate geranylgeranyltransferase gives MNKYLQLFRIGNAIMGIIGVTVASFMASGTGIADHWINLLISALIVFMFVCGGNALNDSIDAEIDKTAHPERPVPSGRMTAKEARNAGIIMLAGSAAASLLTMDPVCILIVTVAVALMVAYELFLKQRGFVGNLTIAALTGMTFLMGGAAVSNAEGNVIIAVMAALVSVGREIAKDIEDMEGDEGRVTLPMKIGKKGAAAVACVFFIAGPMLSIVPMIQHTYGPMYYLVVVADALFIFCAYSVFSDPHKAQKTAKIAMFAALIAFILGVAFR, from the coding sequence ATGAACAAGTATCTGCAGTTGTTCAGGATCGGGAACGCCATAATGGGGATCATCGGCGTAACCGTGGCATCCTTCATGGCTTCGGGGACCGGGATCGCCGACCATTGGATCAACCTCCTGATATCCGCTCTGATAGTGTTCATGTTCGTGTGCGGGGGAAACGCCCTCAACGACAGCATAGACGCCGAGATCGACAAGACCGCCCATCCTGAGCGCCCAGTCCCTTCCGGCCGCATGACCGCCAAAGAAGCGAGGAACGCCGGCATAATCATGCTCGCCGGTTCGGCCGCCGCTTCCCTCCTCACCATGGACCCGGTCTGCATCCTCATCGTAACGGTTGCCGTGGCGCTGATGGTAGCTTACGAGCTGTTCCTGAAGCAAAGGGGATTCGTAGGGAATCTGACCATAGCGGCGCTCACCGGGATGACATTCCTGATGGGCGGGGCGGCCGTATCCAACGCCGAAGGCAACGTCATAATCGCGGTCATGGCCGCTCTCGTTTCCGTCGGAAGAGAGATCGCCAAAGACATCGAAGACATGGAAGGGGATGAGGGGAGAGTCACTCTGCCCATGAAAATAGGGAAGAAGGGTGCGGCAGCAGTTGCATGCGTGTTCTTCATCGCAGGCCCGATGCTGAGCATCGTACCCATGATCCAGCACACGTACGGACCGATGTACTATCTGGTGGTAGTAGCTGACGCCCTGTTCATATTCTGCGCCTATTCCGTGTTCTCAGACCCGCACAAAGCCCAGAAGACAGCGAAAATCGCCATGTTCGCCGCTCTCATTGCGTTCATACTCGGAGTCGCATTCAGATGA